The following are from one region of the Capsicum annuum cultivar UCD-10X-F1 chromosome 1, UCD10Xv1.1, whole genome shotgun sequence genome:
- the LOC107846659 gene encoding uncharacterized protein LOC107846659: MIVKEIVRGTAEHEYSCLPAFSYMIDALNVGTTYSIMVNKVDCRFMYYFLSLGLCIKGFAYMRKAIAVDDTHLYDKYEGVLLSTVAQDTENHIYPIAFCVVDKENNASWTFFFEKLKSIVVDGPDLCFISDRHKSIANGIAKAYNHAHQGYCMRNLGKNLWVNHHCGEHFYLFYNAAKAYSPEEFSDYFVEFKNYCPEAFFFLEHELGFKKLSRAYFPGNKFDVMTTNIVESVNVILIDERKYPVASIFN; encoded by the coding sequence ATGATTGTTAAGGAAATAGTTCGAGGGACAGCGGAGCATGAGTATTCCTGTCTGCCCGCTTTTTCGTACATGATCGACGCTCTTAATGTTGGCACTACCTATTCCATCATGGTGAACAAGGTCGATTGTAGGTTTATGTACTACTTTTTATCGTTGGGCCTTTGCATTAAGGGATTCGCCTACATGAGGAAGGCTATTGCGGTCGACGACACTCATTTATACGACAAGTACGAGGGCGTGCTACTAAGCACGGTTGCACAGGATACGGAGAACCATATTTATCCTATTGCCTTTTGCGTCGTTGACAAGGAGAACAATGCATCTTGGACGTTcttctttgagaagctgaagtctaTTGTGGTCGATGGACCAGATTTGTGTTTTATCTCCGATAGGCACAAGAGCATCGCCAACGGCATCGCAAAGGCGTACAACCATGCTCATCAAGGGTACTGTATGAGAAACCTAGGTAAAAATCTCTGGGTAAATCACCACTGCGGAGAACACTTCTATCTATTCTACAACGCGGCAAAGGCATATTCTCCCGAGGAGTTTAGCGACTATTTTGTGGAATTTAAAAACTACTGTCCCGAAGCATTCTTTTTCCTCGAGCATGAGCTTGGTTTTAAGAAATTGAGCAGGGCATATTTCCCCGGTAACAAGTTTGACGTGATGACCACAAATATTGTCGAGTCAGTAAATGTTATATTGATTGATGAAAGGAAGTACCCCGTGGCATCCATATTCAATTAG
- the LOC107874740 gene encoding NAD(H) kinase 1 isoform X1, translated as MSMKQTPMSPNKHTSNGNASVLPPENGFSDSLSMLNSEKAVEELIQQPILHGIDDHLIEFAEALRTVAKALRQAAEGKASSQAEASEWKRKYELERSRNLQLEKRAMPSEKHLDENGRVASDGAVEKSDKCCGEHGICSHQVLRDGEHDHDATVVPNKMIRKASFKLSWCCNGDKSNQKKHDIVSFEKGNITTAERSSKQISLKWESPPQTVLILTKPNSTAVRMLCSEMVRWLKEQKSLNIFVEPRVRTELLTESSYYQFVQTWENDKEILFLHTKVDVVVTLGGDGTVLWAASMFKGPVPPVVPFSLGSLGFMTPFHSERYKEYLDSILRGPISIMLRHRLQCHVIRDSAKSDLDSEEPILVLNEVTIDRGISSFLTNLECYCDNSFVTCVQGDGLILSTTSGSTAYSLAAGGSMVHPQVPGILFTPICPHSLSFRPLILPEHVTIRVQVPFNSRGHAWASFDGKDRKKLAPGDALVCSMATWPVPTACQADSTSDFLRSIHEGLHWNLRKMQSFDGPRETHDQV; from the exons ATGTCAATGAAACAGACTCCTATGTCTCCAAACAAACATACCTCTAAT GGAAATGCTAGTGTTTTGCCACCGGAGAACGGCTTTAGCGATTCACTCTCTATGTTGAATTCTGAGAAGGCTGTAGAAGAACTTATTCAACAGCCTATTCTTCACGGGATTGATGATCATCTGATTGAATTTGCTGAAGCTTTGAGAA CTGTTGCAAAGGCACTAAGACAAGCTGCTGAAGGGAAGGCTTCTTCACAAGCGGAGGCTTCTGAATGGAAGCGTAAATATGAATTGGAGAGGTCACGTAATTTGCAGTTAGAGAAAAGAG CAATGCCATCAGAGAAGCATTTGGATGAGAATGGGCGAGTAGCGTCAGATGGTGCTGTGGAGAAATCTGACAAATGTTGTGGGGAGCATGGAATTTGCTCTCATCAGGTTCTTCGTGATGGAGAACATGATCATGATGCCACTGTTGTTCCAAACAAGATGATCAGAAAG GCATCATTCAAGTTGTCATGGTGTTGCAACGGTGACAAAAGTAATCAGAAAAAACACGATATTGTCTCTTTTGAGAAGGGAAACATAACAACTGCAGAACGTAGCAGTAAACAG ATTTCTTTGAAGTGGGAATCTCCCCCACAAACAGTGCTTATACTGACAAAGCCAAATTCAACTGCTGTTAGAATGCTTTGTTCAGAAATGGTCAG ATGGCTAAAAGAGCAGAAAAGCTTGAACATTTTCGTTGAACCACGGGTGCGCACTGAACTTCTAACAGAGTCATCATATTACCAGTTTGTACAAACTTGGGAAAATG ACAAGGAAATTCTGTTTCTCCACACAAAGGTTGATGTTGTTGTAACTCTTGGTGGGGACGGAACCGTCCTTTGG GCAGCGTCAATGTTCAAAGGTCCAGTTCCTCCTGTTGTCCCATTTTCTTTAGGTTCTCTTGGCTTCATGACCCCATTCC ATAGCGAGCGTTACAAGGAATATCTTGATTCAATTCTTCGTGGTCCCATAAGCATCATGCTGAGGCATCGTCTCCAGTGTCACGTGATTAGAGATTCAGCTAAAAGTGATCTGGATAGTGAAGAGCCCATACTTGTGCTCAACGAAGTCACAATTGACCGTGGGATTTCATCATTTCTAACAAATCTGGAATGCTATTGCGATAATTCTTTTGTTACCTGCGTACAAGGGGATGGCTTAATTTTGTCAACAACATCAGGAAGTACCGCATATTCTCTTGCAGCCGGAGGGTCAATGGTCCATCCTCAG GTTCCTGGCATTCTCTTTACACCTATCTGCCCACATTCGTTATCCTTTCGTCCTCTCATTTTGCCCGAGCATGTGACAATCCGAGTACAAGTACCTTTCAACAGTAGAGGTCATGCATGGGCATCATTTGATGGGAAGGACAGGAAAAAGTTGGCACCAGGGGATGCCCTTGTTTGTAGCATGGCTACTTGGCCTGTACCAACTGCATGTCAAGCTGATTCTACCAGCGACTTCTTACGTAGCATACATGAAGGTCTTCACTGGAATTTGAGGAAGATGCAGTCTTTTGATGGCCCTCGAGAGACACATGATCAGGTCTAA
- the LOC107874740 gene encoding probable NAD kinase 1 isoform X2, with protein MSMKQTPMSPNKHTSNGNASVLPPENGFSDSLSMLNSEKAVEELIQQPILHGIDDHLIEFAEALRTVAKALRQAAEGKASSQAEASEWKRKYELERSRNLQLEKRAMPSEKHLDENGRVASDGAVEKSDKCCGEHGICSHQVLRDGEHDHDATVVPNKMIRKASFKLSWCCNGDKSNQKKHDIVSFEKGNITTAERSSKQISLKWESPPQTVLILTKPNSTAVRMLCSEMVRWLKEQKSLNIFVEPRVRTELLTESSYYQFVQTWENGSVNVQRSSSSCCPIFFRFSWLHDPIPERYKEYLDSILRGPISIMLRHRLQCHVIRDSAKSDLDSEEPILVLNEVTIDRGISSFLTNLECYCDNSFVTCVQGDGLILSTTSGSTAYSLAAGGSMVHPQVPGILFTPICPHSLSFRPLILPEHVTIRVQVPFNSRGHAWASFDGKDRKKLAPGDALVCSMATWPVPTACQADSTSDFLRSIHEGLHWNLRKMQSFDGPRETHDQV; from the exons ATGTCAATGAAACAGACTCCTATGTCTCCAAACAAACATACCTCTAAT GGAAATGCTAGTGTTTTGCCACCGGAGAACGGCTTTAGCGATTCACTCTCTATGTTGAATTCTGAGAAGGCTGTAGAAGAACTTATTCAACAGCCTATTCTTCACGGGATTGATGATCATCTGATTGAATTTGCTGAAGCTTTGAGAA CTGTTGCAAAGGCACTAAGACAAGCTGCTGAAGGGAAGGCTTCTTCACAAGCGGAGGCTTCTGAATGGAAGCGTAAATATGAATTGGAGAGGTCACGTAATTTGCAGTTAGAGAAAAGAG CAATGCCATCAGAGAAGCATTTGGATGAGAATGGGCGAGTAGCGTCAGATGGTGCTGTGGAGAAATCTGACAAATGTTGTGGGGAGCATGGAATTTGCTCTCATCAGGTTCTTCGTGATGGAGAACATGATCATGATGCCACTGTTGTTCCAAACAAGATGATCAGAAAG GCATCATTCAAGTTGTCATGGTGTTGCAACGGTGACAAAAGTAATCAGAAAAAACACGATATTGTCTCTTTTGAGAAGGGAAACATAACAACTGCAGAACGTAGCAGTAAACAG ATTTCTTTGAAGTGGGAATCTCCCCCACAAACAGTGCTTATACTGACAAAGCCAAATTCAACTGCTGTTAGAATGCTTTGTTCAGAAATGGTCAG ATGGCTAAAAGAGCAGAAAAGCTTGAACATTTTCGTTGAACCACGGGTGCGCACTGAACTTCTAACAGAGTCATCATATTACCAGTTTGTACAAACTTGGGAAAATG GCAGCGTCAATGTTCAAAGGTCCAGTTCCTCCTGTTGTCCCATTTTCTTTAGGTTCTCTTGGCTTCATGACCCCATTCC CGAGCGTTACAAGGAATATCTTGATTCAATTCTTCGTGGTCCCATAAGCATCATGCTGAGGCATCGTCTCCAGTGTCACGTGATTAGAGATTCAGCTAAAAGTGATCTGGATAGTGAAGAGCCCATACTTGTGCTCAACGAAGTCACAATTGACCGTGGGATTTCATCATTTCTAACAAATCTGGAATGCTATTGCGATAATTCTTTTGTTACCTGCGTACAAGGGGATGGCTTAATTTTGTCAACAACATCAGGAAGTACCGCATATTCTCTTGCAGCCGGAGGGTCAATGGTCCATCCTCAG GTTCCTGGCATTCTCTTTACACCTATCTGCCCACATTCGTTATCCTTTCGTCCTCTCATTTTGCCCGAGCATGTGACAATCCGAGTACAAGTACCTTTCAACAGTAGAGGTCATGCATGGGCATCATTTGATGGGAAGGACAGGAAAAAGTTGGCACCAGGGGATGCCCTTGTTTGTAGCATGGCTACTTGGCCTGTACCAACTGCATGTCAAGCTGATTCTACCAGCGACTTCTTACGTAGCATACATGAAGGTCTTCACTGGAATTTGAGGAAGATGCAGTCTTTTGATGGCCCTCGAGAGACACATGATCAGGTCTAA